In Lysinibacillus sp. FSL M8-0337, the following proteins share a genomic window:
- the spoVG gene encoding septation regulator SpoVG — MEVTDVRLRHVQTDGRMRAIASITLDNEFVVHDIRVIDGNTGLFVAMPSKRTPDGEFRDIAHPINSTTRNKIQEIILNAYHNSSDMPESEQAAELEGIGV, encoded by the coding sequence ATGGAAGTTACTGATGTAAGATTACGTCATGTTCAAACGGATGGTCGCATGCGTGCGATTGCTTCCATTACACTCGACAATGAGTTTGTGGTACATGATATCCGTGTAATTGATGGCAATACAGGCTTATTCGTTGCTATGCCAAGTAAACGTACACCGGATGGAGAATTTAGAGATATTGCGCATCCGATTAATTCAACGACACGTAACAAAATTCAAGAGATTATTTTAAACGCTTATCATAACTCAAGCGACATGCCTGAGTCAGAACAAGCAGCCGAATTAGAAGGAATTGGCGTATAG
- the glmU gene encoding bifunctional UDP-N-acetylglucosamine diphosphorylase/glucosamine-1-phosphate N-acetyltransferase GlmU gives MSNIFAVILAAGQGTRMKSKLYKVLHSVCGKPMVQHVVDHIQTLDVERIVTVVGHGAEKVKQQLGDKSEYVLQAEQLGTAHAVQQAESILGSEQGTTLVVCGDTPLIRPETMKALFEHHLANNAKATILTAVAENPTGYGRILRGDNGQVEQIVEQKDASVTQQQVKEINTGTYCFDNKALFETLKLVKNDNAQGEYYLPDVIEILQKQGDIVEAYVTDDFEETLGVNDRVALSQAETLMRARINERHMRNGVTIINPTATYISSDAVIGRDTVLHPGSMIEGATVIGEDCIIGPNSQIIDSRIGDRTSVHSSVVRESTVAEDTAIGPFAHIRPLSDIGSHVKIGNFVEVKKSTLGHDTKVSHLSYIGDAEIGNNVNVGCGSITVNYDGKNKFQTIIEDDVFVGCNTNLVAPVKVGKGSFIAAGSTITKEVPEDALAIARARQENKPNYVSKLNSK, from the coding sequence ATGAGCAATATTTTTGCTGTCATTTTGGCTGCAGGTCAAGGTACACGTATGAAGTCCAAATTATATAAAGTGCTCCATTCAGTATGTGGGAAGCCCATGGTACAACATGTAGTGGATCACATTCAAACGTTAGATGTCGAGCGCATCGTAACGGTTGTAGGACATGGTGCAGAAAAAGTAAAACAACAACTTGGCGATAAAAGTGAGTATGTTTTACAAGCTGAACAACTAGGTACAGCACATGCAGTACAACAAGCAGAGTCAATTTTAGGTAGCGAGCAAGGAACAACATTAGTTGTTTGCGGTGATACGCCACTTATTCGTCCTGAAACGATGAAAGCGTTATTTGAGCATCATCTAGCAAACAATGCAAAAGCGACAATTTTAACAGCTGTTGCTGAAAATCCAACTGGCTATGGTCGTATTTTACGTGGCGATAATGGACAGGTGGAACAAATTGTTGAACAAAAAGATGCAAGTGTTACGCAACAGCAAGTAAAAGAAATTAATACGGGGACATACTGCTTCGATAACAAGGCGTTGTTTGAGACGTTAAAGCTTGTGAAAAATGACAATGCACAGGGCGAGTATTATTTACCTGATGTAATTGAAATTTTACAAAAGCAAGGCGATATTGTTGAAGCATATGTAACAGATGATTTTGAAGAAACACTCGGAGTCAATGACCGTGTGGCATTGTCACAGGCGGAAACGTTAATGCGTGCACGCATTAATGAACGTCATATGCGCAATGGTGTAACAATTATTAACCCAACTGCTACGTACATTAGTTCAGACGCAGTTATTGGACGTGATACTGTTCTACATCCTGGTTCTATGATTGAAGGGGCTACAGTAATAGGAGAAGATTGTATCATTGGTCCAAATTCACAAATTATTGATAGCCGTATCGGTGACCGTACTTCAGTACATTCCTCTGTTGTAAGAGAAAGCACTGTAGCGGAAGATACAGCGATTGGACCATTTGCACATATTCGTCCACTATCTGATATCGGTAGCCATGTTAAAATCGGTAACTTTGTAGAAGTGAAGAAAAGTACACTAGGTCATGACACAAAAGTATCCCATTTAAGCTATATTGGAGATGCTGAAATAGGAAATAACGTCAATGTTGGCTGTGGTTCTATTACAGTGAACTATGATGGGAAAAACAAATTCCAAACAATTATTGAAGATGATGTATTTGTAGGATGTAATACTAACTTAGTAGCGCCAGTGAAAGTTGGAAAAGGTTCATTTATTGCAGCAGGATCTACAATTACAAAAGAAGTTCCTGAAGATGCGCTAGCAATTGCTCGTGCAAGACAAGAAAACAAACCGAATTATGTAAGCAAATTAAATTCAAAATAA
- a CDS encoding ribose-phosphate diphosphokinase, whose product MPYQYANSQLKIFSLNSNNPLAQEIAQEMGVELGKSSVKHFSDGEIQISIEESIRGCDVFIVQSTSAPVNEHLMELLIMVDAVKRASARTVNVVMPYYGYARQDRKAKAREPITAKLVANLLETAGATRVIVLDLHAPQIQGFFDILIDHLMAVPLLSDYFKSKGIPAEEIVIVSPDHGGVTRARKMAERLKAPIAIIDKRRPKPNVAEVMNIVGNVDGKVAILIDDIIDTAGTITIGADALRAAGAKEVYACCSHPVLSGPAIERIENSAIKELVVTNTIQLSEEKKSPKITELSVAKLMADAISRVYENKSVSTLFD is encoded by the coding sequence ATGCCGTATCAATATGCAAACTCACAATTAAAAATATTTTCACTCAATTCTAATAATCCACTTGCCCAAGAAATTGCGCAAGAAATGGGAGTTGAATTAGGGAAATCTTCTGTTAAGCACTTTAGCGATGGAGAGATTCAAATTAGCATTGAAGAAAGTATTCGTGGTTGTGACGTGTTTATCGTGCAGTCAACTTCTGCACCTGTAAACGAACATTTAATGGAGCTTTTAATTATGGTAGATGCTGTAAAACGCGCATCTGCACGTACAGTTAACGTTGTAATGCCTTACTATGGTTATGCTCGTCAAGACCGTAAAGCAAAAGCGCGTGAGCCAATTACAGCTAAATTAGTGGCAAACTTACTTGAAACGGCTGGTGCAACACGTGTTATCGTTTTAGATTTACATGCACCACAAATCCAAGGTTTCTTCGATATTTTAATCGATCACTTAATGGCGGTACCTTTACTATCTGATTACTTCAAATCAAAAGGTATTCCTGCTGAGGAAATCGTAATTGTTTCACCTGACCATGGTGGAGTAACGCGTGCACGTAAAATGGCAGAACGTTTAAAAGCACCAATTGCAATTATTGACAAACGCCGTCCAAAACCAAATGTTGCAGAAGTGATGAACATCGTTGGTAATGTTGATGGTAAAGTGGCAATCTTGATTGATGATATTATCGATACTGCAGGTACAATTACGATTGGCGCTGATGCATTACGTGCTGCGGGTGCAAAAGAAGTGTATGCATGTTGCTCACATCCAGTACTTTCTGGCCCAGCTATCGAGCGTATTGAAAACTCTGCGATTAAAGAATTAGTAGTAACAAATACAATTCAACTTTCTGAAGAGAAAAAATCACCAAAAATTACAGAGCTTTCAGTAGCTAAATTAATGGCAGATGCAATTTCTCGCGTTTACGAAAACAAATCAGTAAGTACTTTATTCGATTAA
- a CDS encoding 50S ribosomal protein L25/general stress protein Ctc translates to MSTVLSVNKRETGHRSTLTQLRKGGAIPAVIYGYKLDSTPISISAKEFRQFVQKNGRNGVIPVELDGERVNVVVSEVQKCTLKDEVNHVDFLAIDMTEELEVDVAVTLTGESVGVSEGGILMQPNLEVKIKVKPTDIPETLEIDITKLAIGESIMVADIRNQVEFEIVNEDDHILATIMAPTVSAEDEEVEESVEA, encoded by the coding sequence ATGAGTACCGTGTTAAGTGTAAATAAACGCGAAACTGGGCATCGTTCGACATTAACCCAACTTAGAAAAGGGGGAGCCATTCCTGCTGTTATTTATGGCTACAAACTAGATTCAACCCCAATTTCTATTTCAGCGAAAGAATTTAGACAGTTCGTTCAAAAAAATGGGCGTAATGGTGTTATTCCGGTGGAGTTAGATGGTGAACGGGTAAATGTCGTTGTATCAGAAGTACAAAAATGTACACTGAAAGATGAAGTGAATCATGTTGATTTTTTAGCAATTGATATGACTGAAGAATTAGAAGTAGATGTTGCAGTAACACTTACTGGAGAATCCGTTGGTGTAAGTGAAGGTGGCATTTTAATGCAGCCAAACTTAGAAGTGAAAATTAAAGTAAAACCTACTGATATTCCAGAAACATTAGAAATTGATATTACGAAACTAGCAATTGGAGAATCTATCATGGTAGCGGATATTCGCAATCAAGTAGAGTTTGAAATTGTGAACGAAGATGATCATATCTTAGCAACAATTATGGCGCCAACCGTATCGGCAGAAGATGAAGAAGTCGAAGAAAGTGTTGAGGCATAA
- the pth gene encoding aminoacyl-tRNA hydrolase, which produces MKIIVGLGNPGKPYEHTRHNIGFDVIDALAKKWDAPLTNSKFNGMYATVHRPEGKVLLVKPLTYMNLSGECVRPLMDYFDIEVKDLIVIYDDLDLETGKLRLRQKGSAGGHNGIKSLIQHLGTQEFNRIRIGVSRPPAGMKVADYVLSKFSKEENIIMADAIDNSVHAIEASLSKPFLDVMNQFNGA; this is translated from the coding sequence ATGAAAATTATCGTTGGTTTAGGAAATCCAGGTAAACCTTATGAGCATACAAGACATAATATTGGCTTTGATGTCATAGATGCATTAGCGAAAAAGTGGGATGCACCATTAACAAATTCTAAGTTTAATGGCATGTATGCTACTGTACATCGTCCTGAAGGAAAGGTTCTACTTGTTAAGCCTTTAACATATATGAATTTATCAGGGGAATGTGTTAGACCTCTCATGGACTATTTTGATATTGAGGTGAAAGATTTAATCGTTATTTATGATGATTTAGATTTAGAAACAGGCAAATTGCGTTTGCGTCAAAAAGGCAGTGCGGGCGGGCATAATGGGATTAAATCGTTAATTCAGCATTTAGGAACGCAGGAATTTAATCGCATTCGTATTGGCGTGAGTCGCCCACCGGCAGGCATGAAGGTAGCGGATTATGTGCTATCCAAGTTTTCTAAAGAAGAAAATATTATTATGGCTGATGCTATTGATAATAGTGTTCATGCAATAGAAGCGTCTCTTTCAAAACCATTTCTTGATGTGATGAACCAATTTAACGGTGCATAA
- a CDS encoding anti-sigma-F factor Fin: protein MAIRYRCRHCEVEIGTLPFDADDTIRKLHIFELGEADDYVEKNQQGETTVHCICEQCEDSLRQYPDYHALNKWIQ from the coding sequence ATGGCAATTCGCTACCGATGTAGGCATTGTGAAGTAGAAATAGGAACACTACCATTTGATGCAGATGATACAATTCGAAAGTTGCATATTTTTGAGTTAGGTGAGGCAGACGATTATGTTGAAAAGAATCAACAAGGTGAAACAACTGTCCACTGCATTTGTGAGCAATGTGAGGATTCGCTTAGACAATATCCAGATTATCACGCACTCAATAAATGGATTCAATAA